In Bos indicus x Bos taurus breed Angus x Brahman F1 hybrid chromosome 21, Bos_hybrid_MaternalHap_v2.0, whole genome shotgun sequence, one DNA window encodes the following:
- the SERPINA12 gene encoding serpin A12, which yields MNPFLGLGLLLAGLLTVEGLLKSNFSPENHEAVSQGQVEKGKGTAQELAKRNADFGLKLFKKLSFSSPDNNILFSPWSISMAFSMLSLGAQDSTLAEIKEGFNFRNIPEKDLHEAFHYLIHRLNQRNQDQRLGLGNALFIDQKVKPKQKFLTEVRNMYKADTIPTNFRNSENAQKQINNYVSQKTQGKINNLVKNIDPGTVMLLINYIFFRARWQHEFDPKETKEEDFILDRNKTVKVPMMFHVGMYKVGHDDQLSCTILEIPYQSNFTAIFVLPEEGRMKQVEQALGPDTFARWKKLLVRRVADVFVPRLTITSSYDLKKMLSHLGISKIFEEHGDLTRISPHRNLKVDEAVHKATLKMDEKGTEGAAGSGAQTLPMETPIRVKINHRFLLMIWETKMNNLLFFGKIVNPSGR from the exons ATGAACCCCTTTCTGGGCCTGGGCCTGCTTCTGGCTGGCCTCCTCACTGTGGAAGGTCTTCTGAAGTCCAACTTCTCTCCAGAGAATCATGAAGCTGTGAGTCAGGGCCaagtagagaagggaaaggggacaGCTCAAGAGCTCGCAAAGCGAAACGCAGACTTTGGACTCAAGCTGTTTAAGAAACTGTCCTTCAGCAGCCCTGACAATAACATCTTATTCTCCCCCTGGAGCATCTCTATGGCCTTCTCCATGCTGTCTCTGGGTGCCCAGGACTCCACCCTGGCTGAGATCAAGGAGGGCTTCAACTTCAGGAACATCCCTGAGAAAgacctccatgaagccttccatTACCTCATCCACAGGCTGAATCAGAGGAACCAGGACCAAAGGCTGGGGCTCGGGAATGCCTTGTTTATTGACCAGAAGGTAAAGCCCAAGCAGAAGTTTCTGACAGAAGTCAGGAATATGTACAAGGCAGACACCATCCCCACCAACTTCCGGAACTCAGAAAATGCTCAGAAGCAGATCAATAACTATGTCAGTCAGAAAACCCAGGGGAAAATCAACAACCTAGTCAAGAATATAGACCCTGGCACTGTGATGCTTCTTATCAACTATATTTTCTTTCGAG CCAGGTGGCAACATGAGTTTGACCCAAAGGAAACGAAAGAGGAAGATTTCATTCTGGACAGAAACAAGACCGTGAAGGTGCCCATGATGTTCCATGTGGGCATGTATAAAGTGGGGCATGACGACCAGCTTTCCTGTACCATCCTGGAAATACCTTACCAGAGCAACTTCACGGCCATCTTTGTTCTTCCTGAGGAGGGCAGAATGAAGCAAGTGGAGCAAGCCCTGGGGCCGGACACTTTTGCCAGATGGAAGAAGTTACTCGTACGAAG GGTCGCAGATGTGTTTGTGCCCAGGTTGACCATCACCAGTAGCTACGACCTGAAGAAGATGCTTTCCCACCTGGGCATCAGCAAAATCTTTGAGGAACACGGTGATCTCACCAGGATCTCCCCTCATCGGAACCTGAAAGTGGACGAG GCGGTGCACAAGGCTACCCTGAAGATGGATGAGAAGGGCACAGAGGGAGCCGCGGGCTCCGGAGCGCAGACGCTGCCCATGGAGACACCGATTAGGGTCAAGATAAACCACCGCTTCCTGCTGATGATCTGGGAGACTAAAATGAATAACCTGCTCTTCTTTGGAAAGATTGTTAATCCTTCTGGGAGATAA